A window of Panicum virgatum strain AP13 chromosome 8K, P.virgatum_v5, whole genome shotgun sequence contains these coding sequences:
- the LOC120644654 gene encoding probable protein S-acyltransferase 23 isoform X2 produces MAEIEVVSDGARREDEDEEAERRRRGGAAVAEPDPVVDVYSAAAYGDLERLREFVERGGAAAALREPDGNGYHALQWAALNNYPHVALYILEHGADVNAADHAQQTALHWAAVRGATSVADVLVEHGARVEAADVNGYRAVHVAAQYGQTSFLYNIISKYGADFDALDNDGRSALHWAAYKGNADTIRLLLFVDANQVRQDKNGCTPLHWAAIRGNLEVCTVLVHAGTKEELALKDSGGLTPVQLAAEKGHRHLSNILSNATKVSFEDKYFPGRSRKIGYAPFLFAYLVICLILFLNSIVFAPNFSRITATAGLWSWAAVSLFFASQVQFYRVSRKNPGYIKEPLMGIDLLNSSTWTGNWSQLCPTCKIIRPMRSKHCPTCKHCVEQFDHHCPWISNCVGKRNKWDFFVFLCMGIATSFLGAAVGFQRLWTEPIILSSSESWTHFVLTNHPGAVLFMFLDVFLLTGALILTGAQAVQIAWNITTNEQANKSRYSYLRGPDGRFRNPYSRGCQRNCTDFLVNGYTNDEEIAWPTLQQTVQRS; encoded by the exons ATGGCGGAGATCGAGGTGGTGTCCGACGGCGCGAGGCGggaggatgaggacgaggaggcggagcggcggaggcggggcggggccgcggtggcggagcCGGACCCCGTGGTGGACGTGTACTCGGCGGCCGCGTACGGGGATCTCGAGCGGCTGCGGGAATTCGTGGAgcgcgggggcgccgccgccgcgctccgggaGCCCGACGGCAACGGCTACCACGCGCTCCAGTGGGCCGCGCTCAACAACTACCCCCACGTCGCGCTCTACATCCTCGAG CACGGGGCCGACGTGAACGCGGCGGACCACGCGCAGCAGACGGCGCTGCACTGGGCGGCGGTGCGTGGGGCGACGTCCGTGGCCGACGTGCTCGTGGAGCACGGCGCCAGGGTCGAGGCCGCCGACGTCAACGGCTACCGG GCAGTCCATGTTGCAGCTCAGTATGGCCAGACGTCATTCTTGTATAACATTATCTCAAAGTATGGTGCAGATTTTGATGCTTTGGACAATGATGGGAGGAGCGCATTGCATTG GGCTGCCTACAAGGGGAATGCAGATACAATCAGATTACTTCTGTTTGTGGATGCTAATCAAGTAAGGCAAGACAAAAACG GTTGTACCCCTTTACACTGGGCTGCTATAAGAGGAAATTTGGAGGTTTGCACGGTTCTTGTACATGCTGGTACGAAGGAAGAACTCGCACTAAAGGATAGTGGTGGGCTAACTCCTGTTCAACTTGCGGCAGAAAAAGGTCATCGGCATCTTTCCAATATCCTT TCTAATGCTACAAAAGTAAGCTTTGAAGACAAGTACTTCCCTGGGAGATCGAGGAAAATTGGATATGCCCCTTTCTTGTTTGCTTATCTTGTCATCTGCCTCATCCTTTTCCTGAACTCGATTGTATTTG CACCTAATTTTTCTAGGATTACTGCTACTGCTGGTCTTTGGTCTTGGGCTGCTGTGTCACTTTTCTTTGCTTCACAAGTACAGTTCTACAGAGTTAGCAG AAAAAATCCTGGCTATATCAAG GAACCACTTATGGGGATTGATCTTCTCAATTCCTCTACTTGGACAGGCAATTGGTCTCAGCTATGCCCTACTTGTAAG ATAATTCGCCCTATGCGGTCCAAACATTGTCCAACTTGTAAGCATTGTGTCGAGCAGTTTGATCATCACTGCCCGTGGATATCAAACTGTGTTGGAAAG CGAAATAAGTGGGACTTTTTCGTGTTCCTTTGTATGGGGATAGCTACATCTTTTCTGGGTGCTGCCGTTGGATTCCAGA GACTTTGGACAGAGCCCATTATACTCTCATCTTCAGAATCGTGGACACACTTCGTGCTGACAAATCATCCTGGTGCTGTATTGTTCATGTTTCTGGATGTCTTTTTATTAACTGGAGCTCTTATTCTGACTGGAGCACAAGCAGTACAG ATAGCATGGAACATCACAACTAATGAGCAAGCAAACAAGTCCCGCTACTCGTATCTTCGAGGGCCTGATGGGCGCTTCAGAAATCCATACAGTCGGGGTTGCCAGAGGAACTGCACTGATTTTCTTGTCAATGGATACACCAATGATGAGGAGATTGCATGGCCAACCCTTCAACAAACAGTACAGAGAAGCTAG
- the LOC120644654 gene encoding probable protein S-acyltransferase 23 isoform X1 — MAEIEVVSDGARREDEDEEAERRRRGGAAVAEPDPVVDVYSAAAYGDLERLREFVERGGAAAALREPDGNGYHALQWAALNNYPHVALYILEHGADVNAADHAQQTALHWAAVRGATSVADVLVEHGARVEAADVNGYRAVHVAAQYGQTSFLYNIISKYGADFDALDNDGRSALHWAAYKGNADTIRLLLFVDANQVRQDKNGCTPLHWAAIRGNLEVCTVLVHAGTKEELALKDSGGLTPVQLAAEKGHRHLSNILSNATKVSFEDKYFPGRSRKIGYAPFLFAYLVICLILFLNSIVFAPNFSRITATAGLWSWAAVSLFFASQVQFYRVSRKNPGYIKENTKQLDPKEPLMGIDLLNSSTWTGNWSQLCPTCKIIRPMRSKHCPTCKHCVEQFDHHCPWISNCVGKRNKWDFFVFLCMGIATSFLGAAVGFQRLWTEPIILSSSESWTHFVLTNHPGAVLFMFLDVFLLTGALILTGAQAVQIAWNITTNEQANKSRYSYLRGPDGRFRNPYSRGCQRNCTDFLVNGYTNDEEIAWPTLQQTVQRS; from the exons ATGGCGGAGATCGAGGTGGTGTCCGACGGCGCGAGGCGggaggatgaggacgaggaggcggagcggcggaggcggggcggggccgcggtggcggagcCGGACCCCGTGGTGGACGTGTACTCGGCGGCCGCGTACGGGGATCTCGAGCGGCTGCGGGAATTCGTGGAgcgcgggggcgccgccgccgcgctccgggaGCCCGACGGCAACGGCTACCACGCGCTCCAGTGGGCCGCGCTCAACAACTACCCCCACGTCGCGCTCTACATCCTCGAG CACGGGGCCGACGTGAACGCGGCGGACCACGCGCAGCAGACGGCGCTGCACTGGGCGGCGGTGCGTGGGGCGACGTCCGTGGCCGACGTGCTCGTGGAGCACGGCGCCAGGGTCGAGGCCGCCGACGTCAACGGCTACCGG GCAGTCCATGTTGCAGCTCAGTATGGCCAGACGTCATTCTTGTATAACATTATCTCAAAGTATGGTGCAGATTTTGATGCTTTGGACAATGATGGGAGGAGCGCATTGCATTG GGCTGCCTACAAGGGGAATGCAGATACAATCAGATTACTTCTGTTTGTGGATGCTAATCAAGTAAGGCAAGACAAAAACG GTTGTACCCCTTTACACTGGGCTGCTATAAGAGGAAATTTGGAGGTTTGCACGGTTCTTGTACATGCTGGTACGAAGGAAGAACTCGCACTAAAGGATAGTGGTGGGCTAACTCCTGTTCAACTTGCGGCAGAAAAAGGTCATCGGCATCTTTCCAATATCCTT TCTAATGCTACAAAAGTAAGCTTTGAAGACAAGTACTTCCCTGGGAGATCGAGGAAAATTGGATATGCCCCTTTCTTGTTTGCTTATCTTGTCATCTGCCTCATCCTTTTCCTGAACTCGATTGTATTTG CACCTAATTTTTCTAGGATTACTGCTACTGCTGGTCTTTGGTCTTGGGCTGCTGTGTCACTTTTCTTTGCTTCACAAGTACAGTTCTACAGAGTTAGCAG AAAAAATCCTGGCTATATCAAGGAAAATACCAAGCAACTTGATCCGAAG GAACCACTTATGGGGATTGATCTTCTCAATTCCTCTACTTGGACAGGCAATTGGTCTCAGCTATGCCCTACTTGTAAG ATAATTCGCCCTATGCGGTCCAAACATTGTCCAACTTGTAAGCATTGTGTCGAGCAGTTTGATCATCACTGCCCGTGGATATCAAACTGTGTTGGAAAG CGAAATAAGTGGGACTTTTTCGTGTTCCTTTGTATGGGGATAGCTACATCTTTTCTGGGTGCTGCCGTTGGATTCCAGA GACTTTGGACAGAGCCCATTATACTCTCATCTTCAGAATCGTGGACACACTTCGTGCTGACAAATCATCCTGGTGCTGTATTGTTCATGTTTCTGGATGTCTTTTTATTAACTGGAGCTCTTATTCTGACTGGAGCACAAGCAGTACAG ATAGCATGGAACATCACAACTAATGAGCAAGCAAACAAGTCCCGCTACTCGTATCTTCGAGGGCCTGATGGGCGCTTCAGAAATCCATACAGTCGGGGTTGCCAGAGGAACTGCACTGATTTTCTTGTCAATGGATACACCAATGATGAGGAGATTGCATGGCCAACCCTTCAACAAACAGTACAGAGAAGCTAG